A region of Vanessa cardui chromosome 1, ilVanCard2.1, whole genome shotgun sequence DNA encodes the following proteins:
- the LOC124534793 gene encoding ADP-ribosylation factor 6, with protein MGKLLSKIFGNKEMRILMLGLDAAGKTTILYKLKLGQSVTTIPTVGFNVETVTYKNVKFNVWDVGGQDKIRPLWRHYYTGTQGLIFVVDCADRDRIDEARQELHRIINDREMRDAIILIFANKQDLPDAMKPHEIQEKLGLTRIRDRNWYVQPSCATSGDGLYEGLTWLTTNHKL; from the exons ATGGGTAAGCTGCTATCGAAGATCTTCGGTAACAAGGAGATGAGGATATTGATGCTGGGCCTCGACGCTGCTGGAAAGACTA ctattttatataaattaaaattaggtCAGTCTGTCACAACGATACCTACGGTCGGTTTCAACGTGGAAACCGTCACGTATAAGAATGTCAAATTCAACGTGTGGGACGTCGGGGGGCAGGACAAAATACGACCGCTCTGGAGGCATTACTACACAG GCACTCAGGGTCTGATATTCGTAGTCGACTGCGCGGACCGAGATCGCATTGACGAGGCGCGACAGGAGTTGCACCGGATCATCAACGACCGAGAGATGCGTGACGCTATTATACTCATTTTTGCCAATAAGCAAGACTTGCCTGATG CAATGAAACCTCACGAAATCCAAGAGAAGCTCGGTTTGACTAGAATCCGCGACCGCAACTGGTACGTGCAGCCGTCGTGCGCGACGTCCGGCGACGGGCTGTACGAGGGGCTCACGTGGCTCACCACCAACCACAAGTTATGA
- the LOC124534708 gene encoding uncharacterized protein LOC124534708, with protein MQLLHEQTSILTVKDIGNMNTLKDASSHNIEVKEKRSSSASIFVMNPVASGDNMQIDLNSAQKIKDETVVMPQLVPCCEGKELQINEDLVRTGLSAISVKHDSVVQCLSMSCACEKMQVPPGLVKHRNSFRSLHRPDLKRVPYLRRMTPDELESLFRGYADIPKRGKKTETSKETFMVLPPNENDRSRKVRDKTNLEEGGNLHPIPETRSCADDVPAGMRLHGARARLYTSVLAGAKAGDQLDNASTNDDCAAPVFVDPIPEDEIPLYEELQIILPPRCDDVTAGSSLNGSEKKIE; from the exons ATGCAATTGTTACACGAACAGACATCTATTTTAACCGTTAAAGATATCGGCAACATGAACACATTAAAAGATGCGTCCTCACATAACATCGAAGTGAAGGAAAAGCGGTCGTCGAGTGCATCTATCTTTGTGATGAATCCTGTCGCGAGTGGGGATAACATGCAGATAGATTTAAATAGCGCACAGAAGATCAAAGATGAGACAGTCGTGATGCCGCAGCTTGTGCCGTGTTGTGAAGGGAAAGAGTTGCAG ATTAACGAAGATTTGGTTCGTACTGGCCTATCAGCTATTTCAGTGAAACATGACAGCGTGGTCCAGTGTTTGAGTATGTCTTGTGCTTGCGAAAAGATGCAAGTGCCCCCGGGGCTTGTTAAG caCAGAAACTCATTCCGATCACTTCACCGGCCCGACCTAAAGCGTGTACCGTATCTGCGACGTATGACACCGGATGAACTTGAGTCATTGTTTCGCGGCTACGCGGATATCCCAAAGCGCGGAAAGAAGACAG AAACCTCAAAAGAAACCTTCATGGTTTTACCTCCAAATGAAAACGATCGATCAAGAAAAGTTCGAGATAAAACTAATTTAGAAGAAG GAGGTAATCTACATCCCATACCAGAGACAAGATCGTGTGCGGATGATGTACCGGCTGGTATGAGACTCCATGGAGCGCGTGCGAGGCTGTACACCTCCGTTCTAGCTGGAGCCAAAGCTGGTGATCAACTGGA cAATGCTTCTACAAACGATGACTGCGCCGCACCCGTTTTTGTTGACCCCATTCCCGAAGACGAAATCCCACTCTATGAAGAGCTACAAATTATACTTCCGCCTCGCTGCGATGACGTCACTGCTGGATCTTCTCTCAAcggttcagaaaaaaaaattgaatga